In a single window of the Osmerus eperlanus chromosome 4, fOsmEpe2.1, whole genome shotgun sequence genome:
- the nav1a gene encoding neuron navigator 1 isoform X2 yields the protein MSGRVLNGKMLQLPAQRAGRTMHFLSSWDESSSISSGLSDGSDNLSSEEFNASPTLTSLPTTPIGSRRNSAIVMRTDAEKRSLVESGLSWDGDDTKPSRKSLGGGGLYDTGSLKTESASRWKKPRPQGEGLETGLRELKKPQTLSQSAVLKKGGRNPPVGVTSPITHTSQGALKVAALAKSDGKVVDKSRLAIRSSGLQRSCSDAGKEPRVGGAGEQRKPPSGLVRPATAGGNFGYKKPAPSLGNGTTGTATVTTTNGSSICGGSATVGKIPKSSGIPVKPSCGGSGGAGSRKTSLDVSGSEHSGFLSPSARNSVQYRSLPRPAKTSTLSLTKPTAGRPVSSSMDAGCGQLSVKPFSTMHSPASQGSRLKEPGSGLGGSGLGKAGGRGIPSPGPVNQTDREKEKERAKAKAVGSDSECGGGERASALKTPGEKLQGLRPPSSGKGAEPLSANTHRLSGVRTLGKPPSMVHLDKLSSSSLEVGMGIQDPLPPKIPPYSKLQDLVSSGGCTTTPCLTPSPAPLLNVNSSACFSGPGLGPRQGSALGVGGVAGSGSPLLYPRLSGLHRSMESLPLQMSLAPEPQDRERLAGGYPGTEQRDRDRQEERVPGTWKSGSRMSLTLSESSHKDRNTLPKKGLSYSSPSQSEEEGKERRHSHTILSLTDSLTPPLLPSPTSLPRSAKTSVVAPSPIICPPRMTRSNSIPTHDASLELYTSPLGSTLSLAERPRSMGMVRSGSFRDRDPNDEIHGSVLSLASNASSNYSSAEERIQGEQIRKLRRELESSQEKVANLTTQLSANANLVAAFEQSLALMTTRLQSLSVSQEQKQDTELVDLRDTIEALQSKNHEAQAVIQGALNISDSAPKDLRMRRQNSCESISSLNSLTSLSSMGSLKDQDAKKKKKKSWLRSSFNKAFSIKKGPKTYSDIEEIATPDSSAPNSPKMPHEGGEAEESQTPSLKTSISATSSVILEGEEPESEERVVSELRSELWEKEMKLTDIRLEALNSAHQLEQLRDAMNSMQSTVENLKAENDQLKTGGPAPLPTSGPPMSTSQPSGLASLMGSSTRQPMSMSLTKSFSLSLNDCKDPELSPADTLSVSSLHDEVCVRVLVRISDQGPVSEEGQQQDFYLGSVRVGGRTDWASLDSLIAKTFRDYIYQVDPTASLGLTCDSLHSYQLTQGGRRVLGGDKPLSSPSRYLGNGPGRIVVSLKGLREKSVDSLVFETLVPKPMMQHYISLLLKHRRLILSGPSGTGKTYLTTRLARYLLQRSLPDTSDPDHEPSPPSPPSPLSHGAAVTFNMHRQSHKELQLYLSNMANQIDRESCGELPLVIILDDISDAVAVSELVNGALTCKYHKCPYIIGTTNQPVKMSPNHGLHLSFRMVTFSNNVEPANGFLLRYLHRKAVEAQTQQPPQDEGGQGPCAPAPALLAVLDWVPQLWYHLHTFLEKHSTSDFLIGPCFFLSCPVTVAEFRPWFIDLWNLSIIPYLQEGAKDGIKVHGQKAVWEDPVEWVRGTLPWPNAQQDQARLTHLPPPSSGPPSSEDRRAPKDTPPPCTLESDPLMAMLLKLQESANYIESPERESTFDSPGHSLSLAPR from the exons CTGGGATGAGAGCAGCTCCATCAGCAGCGGCCTGAGTGACGGCTCTGACAACCTCAGCTCAGAGGAGTTCAACGCCagccccaccctcacctccctccccaccacaccCATAGGCTCCCGACGGAACTCCGCCATTgtg atgcgTACGGACGCTGAGAAGCGTTCTCTGGTGGAGAGCGGCCTCTCCTGGGACGGCGACGACACCAAGCCCAGCCGCAAGAGCCTGGGGGGCGGCGGCCTGTACGACACGGGCAGCCTGAAGACCGAGTCGGCCAGCCGCTGGAAGAAGCCCCGGCCGCAGGGGGAGGGCTTAGAGACGGGCttgagggagctgaagaagccgCAGACCCTGAGCCAATCGGCCGTGCTGAAGAAAGGGGGGCGTAACCCGCCCGTGGGAGTCACCTCCCCCATCACGCACACGTCACAGGGCGCGCTCAAAGTGGCAG ccctagCTAAGTCTGACGGCAAGGTGGTGGATAAGTCTCGCCTGGCCATCCGGTCCTCCGGTCTGCAGCGCTCATGCTCGGACGCCGGTAAAGAACCGCGAGTAGGCGGGGCTGGCGAGCAGCGGAAGCCCCCCTCCGGCCTGGTCCGCCCCGCCACCGCCGGAGGAAACTTCGGCTACAAGAAGCCTGCGCCGTCACTCGGTAACGGCACCACCGGCACGGCAACCGTCACGACCACCAACGGCTCATCCATCTGCGGCGGCTCGGCCACCGTCGGCAAGATCCCCAAATCCTCCGGCATCCCCGTGAAACCGTCCTGCGGCGGCAGCGGAGGAGCCGGCAGCAGGAAAACCAGTCTGGACGTGTCGGGCAGTGAGCACAGCGGCTTCCTGTCCCCCAGCGCCAGGAACTCTGTCCAGTACCGCTCTCTGCCCAGGCCGGCCAAGACCAGCACGCTCAGCCTCACCAAGCCCACGGCCGGACGGCCTGTCAGCAGCAGCATGGACGCTGGCTGCGGCCAGCTGAGCGTCAAGCCCTTCAGCACCATGCACAGCCCGGCCAGCCAGGGCTCCCGCCTGAAGGAGCCCGGCTCCGGGCTTGGCGGGAGCGGCCTGGGCAAGGCTGGAGGCCGGGGCATTCCCAGCCCCGGGCCTGTCAACCAGACcgacagggagaaggagaaggagcgaGCCAAGGCCAAGGCGGTGGGCTCGGACTCGGAgtgcggaggaggagagagggcgtcGGCGTTGAAGACCCCCGGAGAGAAGCTCCAGGGGCTCAGGCCGCCCAGCTCGGGGAAGGGGGCGGAGCCACtctcagccaacacacacag GCTGTCAGGGGTTAGGACCCTGGGGAAGCCTCCATCTATGGTTCACCTGGACAAGCTCAGCTCCAGCAGTCTGGAGGTGGGGATGGGCATCCaggaccccctgccccccaaaaTTCCCCCCTACTCCAAGCTCCAGGATCTGGTCAGCTCTGGGGGATGCACCACTACCCCTTGCCTGACCCCCAGTCCGGCCCCCCTCCTTAACGTCAACTCCTCAGCCTGCTTCTCTGGCCCTGGGCTGGGCCCCAGGCAGGGCTCAGCCCTGGGGGTCGGCGGGGTCGCTGGGAGCGGCTCCCCCCTGCTTTACCCCCGTCTCTCCGGGCTCCATCGGAGCATGGAGTCCCTGCCCCTCCAGATGAGCCTGgccccagagccccaggacAGGGAGAGGCTTGCCGGAGGCTACCCAGGCACGGAGCAGCGAGACAGGgatagacaggaggagagggtccCTGGGACCTGGAAGTCTGGGAGTAGGATGTCACTCACTCTTAGTGAAAG TTCCCACAAGGATAGAAACACTCTGCCGAAGAAGGGGCTCAG tTACAGCAGTCCGTCacagagtgaggaggaggggaaggagaggagacactCCCACACCATCCTGAGCCTGACggactccctcaccccccctctgctgccctcccccacctccctgccacgCTCCGCCAAGACCAGCGTCG tggCCCCCAGCCCCATCATCTGCCCCCCCAGGATGACCCGCTCCAACAGCATCCCCACCCACGATGCCTCCCTGGAGCTGTATACGTCCCCGCTGGGCAGCACGCTGTCCTTGGCTGAACGCCCCCGCAGCATGGGAATGGTCCGGTCCGGCTCCTTCAGAGACAGGGATCCCAATGATGAGA TCCATGGCTCTGTACTCTCTCTGGCCTCCAACGCCTCATCAAACTACTCCTCG GCTGAGGAGAGGATACAGGGCGAG CAAATCCGTAAACTGAGGAGGGAGCTGGAGTCTTCCCAGGAGAAAGTGGCGAACCTCACCACCCAGCTCTCCGCTAAC GCAAATCTGGTGGCAGCCTTTGAGCAGAGTCTGGCCCTGATGACCACACGCCTGcagagtctgtctgtcagccaggaGCAGAAG CAGGACACTGAGCTTGTGGACCTGAGGGACACCATCGAAGCCCTGCAGTCCAAGAACCACGAGGCCCAGGCTGTCATCCAGGGAGCGCTCAACATCTCCGACAGCGCCCCCAAAG acctGCGTATGCGTCGTCAGAACTCCTGTGAGAGCATCTCCAGCCTCAACAGTCTGACCAGCCTGTCCAGCATGGGCAGCCTGAAGGACCAGGacgccaagaagaagaagaagaagagctgg TTGAGGAGCTCCTTCAACAAGGCCTTCAGCATCAAGAAGGGCCCAAAGACCTACTCGGACATCGAGGAGATCGCCACGCCCGATTCCTCCGCCCCCAACTCCCCCAAGATGCCCCACGAggggggagaagcagaggagagccagacccCATCCCTCAAAACCTCCATCTCTGCCACCTCCTCAGT GATATTGGAAGGAGAGGAGCctgagagcgaggagagggtgGTGTCGGAGCTTCGCTCGGAACTCTGGGAAAAAGAGATGAAGTTGACGGATATTAGGTTGGAGGCTTTAAACTCCGCCCACCAGCTGGAGCAACTGAGAGACGCTATGAAcagcatgcag TCAACCGTGGAGAACTTGAAGGCGGAGAACGACCAGTTGAAGACTGGAGGTCCCGCCCCCCTCCCGACCTCTGGCCCGCCCATGTCCACCTCCCAGCCCTCTGGATTGGCTTCCCTAATGGGGTCCTCAACGAGGCAGCCAATGAGCATGTCCCTCACCAAGTCTTTCAGCCTCAGCTTGAACGACTGCAAAGATCCAG AGCTTTCTCCAGCCGACACACTGAGTGTGTCCTCCCTTcatgatgaggtgtgtgtgcgtgtgctggtgCGCATCAGTGACCAGGGCCCCGTATCTGAG gaggGACAGCAGCAGGACTTCTACCTGGGCTCAGTCAGGGTTGGTGGGAGGACGGACTGGGCCTCTCTGGACTCCCTCATTGCCAAGACCTTCAGG GACTACATTTACCAAGTTGATCCTACAGCCAGTCTGGGGCTCACTTGCGATTCGCTGCATAGCTACCAGCTGACTCAAGGAGGGCGGAGGGTGCTGGGGGGAGACAAACCCCTGTCCTCGCCATCCCGTTACCTAGGAAACGGTCCAGGCCGCATTGTTGTCAGTTTGAAAG GCCTGAGAGAGAAGTCTGTGGATTCCTTGGTGTTTGAGACGCTGGTGCCCAAGCCCATGATGCAACACTACATCAGCCTGCTGCTGAAGCACAGACGCCTGATTCTGTCTGGGCCCAGCGGCACGGGCAAGACGTACCTGACAACCCGGCTGGCCCGCTACCTGCTGCAGCGCAGTCTCCCAGACACCTCCGACCCCGACCACGAGCCCtcgcccccctcgcccccctcccccctgagcCACGGGGCCGCCGTCACCTTCAACATGCACCGCCAGTCGCACAAG GAgctgcagctgtacctgtccaACATGGCCAATCAGATAGACCGGGAGAGCTGCGGAGAGCTGCCATTGGTCATCATCCTGGATGACATCAGCGACGCGGTGGCTGTCAGCGAGTTGGTCAATGGGGCTCTCACCTGCAAATACCACAAATG TCCCTACATCATCGGGACCACCAACCAGCCGGTGAAGATGAGTCCGAACCACGGACTTCACCTCAGCTTTAG GATGGTGACCTTCTCCAACAACGTGGAGCCGGCCAACGGCTTCCTGCTGAGGTACCTCCACCGCAAGGCTGTGGAAGCCCAGACCCAGCAGCCTCCCCAGGACGAGGGGGGCCAGGGCCCCTGCGCCCCTGCCCCCGCCCTGCTCGCTGTCCTGGACTGGGTCCCCCAGCTCTGGTACCACCTCCATACCTTCCTGGAGAAACACAGCACCTCCGACTTCCTCATAG gcccctgcTTCTTCCTGTCATGCCCAGTGACGGTGGCAGAGTTCCGGCCATGGTTCATTGATCTGTGGAACCTCTCTATCATACCTTACCTACAGGAGGGAGCCAAAGATGGCATTAAG gtgcACGGTCAGAAGGCGGTGTGGGAGGACCCAGTGGAGTGGGTGAGGGGGACCCTCCCCTGGCCCAACGCCCAGCAGGACCAGGCTCgcctcacacacctgcctcccCCCAGCAGCGGGCCCCCCAGCAGCGAGGACAGACGGGCTCCCAAAGACACCCCGCCTCCTTGCACACTGGAGTCCGACCCCCTG ATGGCCATGCTGCTGAAGCTGCAGGAGTCCGCTAACTACATCGAGTCTCCGGAGCGGGAGAGCACGTTCGACTCTCCAGGACACTCTCTGAGCCTAGCGCCACGCTAG
- the nav1a gene encoding neuron navigator 1 isoform X3, protein MSGRVLNGKMLQLPAQRAGRTMHFLSSWDESSSISSGLSDGSDNLSSEEFNASPTLTSLPTTPIGSRRNSAIVMRTDAEKRSLVESGLSWDGDDTKPSRKSLGGGGLYDTGSLKTESASRWKKPRPQGEGLETGLRELKKPQTLSQSAVLKKGGRNPPVGVTSPITHTSQGALKVAALAKSDGKVVDKSRLAIRSSGLQRSCSDAGKEPRVGGAGEQRKPPSGLVRPATAGGNFGYKKPAPSLGNGTTGTATVTTTNGSSICGGSATVGKIPKSSGIPVKPSCGGSGGAGSRKTSLDVSGSEHSGFLSPSARNSVQYRSLPRPAKTSTLSLTKPTAGRPVSSSMDAGCGQLSVKPFSTMHSPASQGSRLKEPGSGLGGSGLGKAGGRGIPSPGPVNQTDREKEKERAKAKAVGSDSECGGGERASALKTPGEKLQGLRPPSSGKGAEPLSANTHRLSGVRTLGKPPSMVHLDKLSSSSLEVGMGIQDPLPPKIPPYSKLQDLVSSGGCTTTPCLTPSPAPLLNVNSSACFSGPGLGPRQGSALGVGGVAGSGSPLLYPRLSGLHRSMESLPLQMSLAPEPQDRERLAGGYPGTEQRDRDRQEERVPGTWKSGSRMSLTLSESSHKDRNTLPKKGLSYSSPSQSEEEGKERRHSHTILSLTDSLTPPLLPSPTSLPRSAKTSVVAPSPIICPPRMTRSNSIPTHDASLELYTSPLGSTLSLAERPRSMGMVRSGSFRDRDPNDEIHGSVLSLASNASSNYSSAEERIQGEQIRKLRRELESSQEKVANLTTQLSANANLVAAFEQSLALMTTRLQSLSVSQEQKDTELVDLRDTIEALQSKNHEAQAVIQGALNISDSAPKDLRMRRQNSCESISSLNSLTSLSSMGSLKDQDAKKKKKKSWLRSSFNKAFSIKKGPKTYSDIEEIATPDSSAPNSPKMPHEGGEAEESQTPSLKTSISATSSVILEGEEPESEERVVSELRSELWEKEMKLTDIRLEALNSAHQLEQLRDAMNSMQSTVENLKAENDQLKTGGPAPLPTSGPPMSTSQPSGLASLMGSSTRQPMSMSLTKSFSLSLNDCKDPELSPADTLSVSSLHDEVCVRVLVRISDQGPVSEEGQQQDFYLGSVRVGGRTDWASLDSLIAKTFRDYIYQVDPTASLGLTCDSLHSYQLTQGGRRVLGGDKPLSSPSRYLGNGPGRIVVSLKGLREKSVDSLVFETLVPKPMMQHYISLLLKHRRLILSGPSGTGKTYLTTRLARYLLQRSLPDTSDPDHEPSPPSPPSPLSHGAAVTFNMHRQSHKELQLYLSNMANQIDRESCGELPLVIILDDISDAVAVSELVNGALTCKYHKCPYIIGTTNQPVKMSPNHGLHLSFRMVTFSNNVEPANGFLLRYLHRKAVEAQTQQPPQDEGGQGPCAPAPALLAVLDWVPQLWYHLHTFLEKHSTSDFLIGPCFFLSCPVTVAEFRPWFIDLWNLSIIPYLQEGAKDGIKVHGQKAVWEDPVEWVRGTLPWPNAQQDQARLTHLPPPSSGPPSSEDRRAPKDTPPPCTLESDPLMAMLLKLQESANYIESPERESTFDSPGHSLSLAPR, encoded by the exons CTGGGATGAGAGCAGCTCCATCAGCAGCGGCCTGAGTGACGGCTCTGACAACCTCAGCTCAGAGGAGTTCAACGCCagccccaccctcacctccctccccaccacaccCATAGGCTCCCGACGGAACTCCGCCATTgtg atgcgTACGGACGCTGAGAAGCGTTCTCTGGTGGAGAGCGGCCTCTCCTGGGACGGCGACGACACCAAGCCCAGCCGCAAGAGCCTGGGGGGCGGCGGCCTGTACGACACGGGCAGCCTGAAGACCGAGTCGGCCAGCCGCTGGAAGAAGCCCCGGCCGCAGGGGGAGGGCTTAGAGACGGGCttgagggagctgaagaagccgCAGACCCTGAGCCAATCGGCCGTGCTGAAGAAAGGGGGGCGTAACCCGCCCGTGGGAGTCACCTCCCCCATCACGCACACGTCACAGGGCGCGCTCAAAGTGGCAG ccctagCTAAGTCTGACGGCAAGGTGGTGGATAAGTCTCGCCTGGCCATCCGGTCCTCCGGTCTGCAGCGCTCATGCTCGGACGCCGGTAAAGAACCGCGAGTAGGCGGGGCTGGCGAGCAGCGGAAGCCCCCCTCCGGCCTGGTCCGCCCCGCCACCGCCGGAGGAAACTTCGGCTACAAGAAGCCTGCGCCGTCACTCGGTAACGGCACCACCGGCACGGCAACCGTCACGACCACCAACGGCTCATCCATCTGCGGCGGCTCGGCCACCGTCGGCAAGATCCCCAAATCCTCCGGCATCCCCGTGAAACCGTCCTGCGGCGGCAGCGGAGGAGCCGGCAGCAGGAAAACCAGTCTGGACGTGTCGGGCAGTGAGCACAGCGGCTTCCTGTCCCCCAGCGCCAGGAACTCTGTCCAGTACCGCTCTCTGCCCAGGCCGGCCAAGACCAGCACGCTCAGCCTCACCAAGCCCACGGCCGGACGGCCTGTCAGCAGCAGCATGGACGCTGGCTGCGGCCAGCTGAGCGTCAAGCCCTTCAGCACCATGCACAGCCCGGCCAGCCAGGGCTCCCGCCTGAAGGAGCCCGGCTCCGGGCTTGGCGGGAGCGGCCTGGGCAAGGCTGGAGGCCGGGGCATTCCCAGCCCCGGGCCTGTCAACCAGACcgacagggagaaggagaaggagcgaGCCAAGGCCAAGGCGGTGGGCTCGGACTCGGAgtgcggaggaggagagagggcgtcGGCGTTGAAGACCCCCGGAGAGAAGCTCCAGGGGCTCAGGCCGCCCAGCTCGGGGAAGGGGGCGGAGCCACtctcagccaacacacacag GCTGTCAGGGGTTAGGACCCTGGGGAAGCCTCCATCTATGGTTCACCTGGACAAGCTCAGCTCCAGCAGTCTGGAGGTGGGGATGGGCATCCaggaccccctgccccccaaaaTTCCCCCCTACTCCAAGCTCCAGGATCTGGTCAGCTCTGGGGGATGCACCACTACCCCTTGCCTGACCCCCAGTCCGGCCCCCCTCCTTAACGTCAACTCCTCAGCCTGCTTCTCTGGCCCTGGGCTGGGCCCCAGGCAGGGCTCAGCCCTGGGGGTCGGCGGGGTCGCTGGGAGCGGCTCCCCCCTGCTTTACCCCCGTCTCTCCGGGCTCCATCGGAGCATGGAGTCCCTGCCCCTCCAGATGAGCCTGgccccagagccccaggacAGGGAGAGGCTTGCCGGAGGCTACCCAGGCACGGAGCAGCGAGACAGGgatagacaggaggagagggtccCTGGGACCTGGAAGTCTGGGAGTAGGATGTCACTCACTCTTAGTGAAAG TTCCCACAAGGATAGAAACACTCTGCCGAAGAAGGGGCTCAG tTACAGCAGTCCGTCacagagtgaggaggaggggaaggagaggagacactCCCACACCATCCTGAGCCTGACggactccctcaccccccctctgctgccctcccccacctccctgccacgCTCCGCCAAGACCAGCGTCG tggCCCCCAGCCCCATCATCTGCCCCCCCAGGATGACCCGCTCCAACAGCATCCCCACCCACGATGCCTCCCTGGAGCTGTATACGTCCCCGCTGGGCAGCACGCTGTCCTTGGCTGAACGCCCCCGCAGCATGGGAATGGTCCGGTCCGGCTCCTTCAGAGACAGGGATCCCAATGATGAGA TCCATGGCTCTGTACTCTCTCTGGCCTCCAACGCCTCATCAAACTACTCCTCG GCTGAGGAGAGGATACAGGGCGAG CAAATCCGTAAACTGAGGAGGGAGCTGGAGTCTTCCCAGGAGAAAGTGGCGAACCTCACCACCCAGCTCTCCGCTAAC GCAAATCTGGTGGCAGCCTTTGAGCAGAGTCTGGCCCTGATGACCACACGCCTGcagagtctgtctgtcagccaggaGCAGAAG GACACTGAGCTTGTGGACCTGAGGGACACCATCGAAGCCCTGCAGTCCAAGAACCACGAGGCCCAGGCTGTCATCCAGGGAGCGCTCAACATCTCCGACAGCGCCCCCAAAG acctGCGTATGCGTCGTCAGAACTCCTGTGAGAGCATCTCCAGCCTCAACAGTCTGACCAGCCTGTCCAGCATGGGCAGCCTGAAGGACCAGGacgccaagaagaagaagaagaagagctgg TTGAGGAGCTCCTTCAACAAGGCCTTCAGCATCAAGAAGGGCCCAAAGACCTACTCGGACATCGAGGAGATCGCCACGCCCGATTCCTCCGCCCCCAACTCCCCCAAGATGCCCCACGAggggggagaagcagaggagagccagacccCATCCCTCAAAACCTCCATCTCTGCCACCTCCTCAGT GATATTGGAAGGAGAGGAGCctgagagcgaggagagggtgGTGTCGGAGCTTCGCTCGGAACTCTGGGAAAAAGAGATGAAGTTGACGGATATTAGGTTGGAGGCTTTAAACTCCGCCCACCAGCTGGAGCAACTGAGAGACGCTATGAAcagcatgcag TCAACCGTGGAGAACTTGAAGGCGGAGAACGACCAGTTGAAGACTGGAGGTCCCGCCCCCCTCCCGACCTCTGGCCCGCCCATGTCCACCTCCCAGCCCTCTGGATTGGCTTCCCTAATGGGGTCCTCAACGAGGCAGCCAATGAGCATGTCCCTCACCAAGTCTTTCAGCCTCAGCTTGAACGACTGCAAAGATCCAG AGCTTTCTCCAGCCGACACACTGAGTGTGTCCTCCCTTcatgatgaggtgtgtgtgcgtgtgctggtgCGCATCAGTGACCAGGGCCCCGTATCTGAG gaggGACAGCAGCAGGACTTCTACCTGGGCTCAGTCAGGGTTGGTGGGAGGACGGACTGGGCCTCTCTGGACTCCCTCATTGCCAAGACCTTCAGG GACTACATTTACCAAGTTGATCCTACAGCCAGTCTGGGGCTCACTTGCGATTCGCTGCATAGCTACCAGCTGACTCAAGGAGGGCGGAGGGTGCTGGGGGGAGACAAACCCCTGTCCTCGCCATCCCGTTACCTAGGAAACGGTCCAGGCCGCATTGTTGTCAGTTTGAAAG GCCTGAGAGAGAAGTCTGTGGATTCCTTGGTGTTTGAGACGCTGGTGCCCAAGCCCATGATGCAACACTACATCAGCCTGCTGCTGAAGCACAGACGCCTGATTCTGTCTGGGCCCAGCGGCACGGGCAAGACGTACCTGACAACCCGGCTGGCCCGCTACCTGCTGCAGCGCAGTCTCCCAGACACCTCCGACCCCGACCACGAGCCCtcgcccccctcgcccccctcccccctgagcCACGGGGCCGCCGTCACCTTCAACATGCACCGCCAGTCGCACAAG GAgctgcagctgtacctgtccaACATGGCCAATCAGATAGACCGGGAGAGCTGCGGAGAGCTGCCATTGGTCATCATCCTGGATGACATCAGCGACGCGGTGGCTGTCAGCGAGTTGGTCAATGGGGCTCTCACCTGCAAATACCACAAATG TCCCTACATCATCGGGACCACCAACCAGCCGGTGAAGATGAGTCCGAACCACGGACTTCACCTCAGCTTTAG GATGGTGACCTTCTCCAACAACGTGGAGCCGGCCAACGGCTTCCTGCTGAGGTACCTCCACCGCAAGGCTGTGGAAGCCCAGACCCAGCAGCCTCCCCAGGACGAGGGGGGCCAGGGCCCCTGCGCCCCTGCCCCCGCCCTGCTCGCTGTCCTGGACTGGGTCCCCCAGCTCTGGTACCACCTCCATACCTTCCTGGAGAAACACAGCACCTCCGACTTCCTCATAG gcccctgcTTCTTCCTGTCATGCCCAGTGACGGTGGCAGAGTTCCGGCCATGGTTCATTGATCTGTGGAACCTCTCTATCATACCTTACCTACAGGAGGGAGCCAAAGATGGCATTAAG gtgcACGGTCAGAAGGCGGTGTGGGAGGACCCAGTGGAGTGGGTGAGGGGGACCCTCCCCTGGCCCAACGCCCAGCAGGACCAGGCTCgcctcacacacctgcctcccCCCAGCAGCGGGCCCCCCAGCAGCGAGGACAGACGGGCTCCCAAAGACACCCCGCCTCCTTGCACACTGGAGTCCGACCCCCTG ATGGCCATGCTGCTGAAGCTGCAGGAGTCCGCTAACTACATCGAGTCTCCGGAGCGGGAGAGCACGTTCGACTCTCCAGGACACTCTCTGAGCCTAGCGCCACGCTAG